The following proteins come from a genomic window of Aquimarina sp. MAR_2010_214:
- a CDS encoding autotransporter outer membrane beta-barrel domain-containing protein produces MKKVVTLIISFIFIVSSQAQESDFEAKTKGSFIANGSVNVYFTTRKRNDDKATAFTTRITPKVGYFVIDNLAVGLELGINTNKEKQDSDFGDIETTTNGFGIGPFARYYLQNNIYFEGLVGIGSSKTTTDEGLLGSTDIKSNIFGFRVGAGYAFFLGNHIAIEPSVSYSWEDINPNNAPSGYKESLSSIFLGIGISAFF; encoded by the coding sequence AATCATATCATTCATTTTTATAGTTTCATCCCAGGCACAAGAATCTGATTTTGAAGCCAAAACAAAGGGGAGTTTTATTGCTAACGGAAGTGTTAATGTGTATTTCACTACCCGAAAAAGAAATGATGACAAAGCAACCGCGTTTACCACCAGAATAACACCAAAAGTTGGGTATTTTGTAATCGATAATCTTGCCGTGGGTCTCGAATTAGGTATCAATACAAACAAAGAAAAGCAAGATTCAGATTTTGGAGATATAGAAACGACCACTAATGGTTTTGGTATTGGGCCTTTTGCCCGTTATTATCTACAAAACAACATCTATTTCGAAGGTCTTGTTGGAATAGGGAGTTCTAAAACAACTACCGATGAAGGGTTGCTTGGCTCAACAGATATAAAATCAAATATTTTTGGTTTTAGAGTTGGGGCTGGTTATGCTTTTTTTCTTGGAAACCATATTGCCATCGAACCAAGTGTAAGTTACTCCTGGGAAGATATTAATCCTAATAATGCACCATCTGGTTACAAAGAAAGTCTGTCCTCTATTTTTCTGGGTATTGGTATTTCTGCCTTTTTTTAA